From the Sphingomonas brevis genome, the window TCCGCCCGGCATCAACCAGGGCGTCCCGCGCTTCGGCAAATCGGATTTCTAGTCGGCCGTCTTCGTCATTGCGAGGACCCCGGACTTGGTCCGGGGGACGCGGCAATCCAGTTGCGACGCTGGATTGCTTCGCTACGCTCGCAATGACGGAAATTATTTAGGCCAGGCTCGCCGCCGCATTGGCGCAGTCGCTGGCGCATTCGCGGCAGATTTGCGCGCACAGCTTGCAATGCTCATGGTCGTGCTGCTCGCACTCGGCGGCGCATTGCTCGCACATTCGCGCGCACAGCTGGAGAAGCTCGCGCAGGATCGGCTGGTCGTTGCCGGTTCGCCTGAGGCCCAGGCGTGCGGTCGCCTCGCAGATGTCCGAGCAATCGAGGCACAGCCGGACACATTGGGTCATGTCCATCGCCTCGGCCATGCAGGCGTCGGCACAGCTCAGGCACATCTTCGCGCAGTACATCAAATGATGGACCGCATCGCCGAGCGGCTGGTTCACATGGTCCTTGGATGCCGGGTGAAGCGCGATCATCTTGCGGATGGACAATAGAATTCTCCCGTCATTGCGAGCACGGCATAGCCGGGCGCGGCAATCCATGCACCCCCCAATGGATTGCTTCGTCTCTTCGTTCCTCGCAATGACGGGCTGAAATGATCGACTCGCTCGAGTTTCGTGGGGCCGAAGGCCGCCGGCTTTCCGGCAAGCTGGAATCCCCATCGGGCCGCGTGCGCGGCTGGGCGCTATTCGCCCACTGCTTCACTTGCGGTAAGGATAATCTCGCGGCGGTCCGCATTGCCCGTACCCTGTCGGGGCAGGGAATCGGCGTCCTCCGCTTCGACTTCGCTGGCCTTGGCGAAAGCGACGGGGAATTCCACGAGACCAGCTTCTCGTCCAACGTTGGGGACATTGTCGCCGCCTGCTCGGCCATGGCTGAGCGAGGCTGGCCGGTCAGCCTGTTGATCGGGCACAGCCTGGGGGGCGCGGCGGTACTGGCCGCCGCCGGCAATTGCGCCACGGTCCGGGCCGTGGCCACGATCAACGCGCCGTTCGACGTCGCCCACGCGCTGTCGCAGTTCGCGCCAGACGACCTTGCGGCGATCGAGCGCGACGGCATCGCCGAGGTTCGCCTGGCCGACCGGCCGTTCCGGATCAGCAGGGAGTTTGTCGAGAATCTGCGCGACCAGGAACAAGGGCGGCGGATCGCCTCGTTGCACCGGCCGCTGCTCGTGCTTCACGCCCCGACTGACAATACCGTGTCGATCGATCATGCGACCAAAATCTATACCACTGCACGCCACCCCAAGAGCTTCATTTCACTCGACAAGGCCGACCATCTGCTGACGGGCAAGGGGGATGCCGCGCGCGCGGCAAATCTGATCGCCGCCTGGGGCGACGCCTATATCGAGCCAGCGCCGGACGCTGTCCTGCCGGCCGACGTCGAGGCGGTCGAGACCGGGCGGGGCAAGTTCCAGCTGTTGATCAAGACCGGCAAGCATCAGCTGTTCGCCGACGAGCCCGTCGATTTCGGCGGCCTCGACAGCGGGCCGTCGCCGTTTCAGCTGCTGGGCAGCGCATTGGCTGCGTGCATGACCATGACGGTGCGCCTCTATGCCGAACAGAAGCAATGGGCGCTGAAACGGATCCGATCGTCCGTCGGCCACACCCGCGAACTCGATCAGACCCCTCGCGACCGGTTCGATGTCCGCATCGCCTTCGACGGCGACCTGGACGCCGAACAGCGCGAGCGGCTGGTTGAAATCGCCGGCAAATGCCCGGTGCACAAGGCGCTGTCCGATGGAGCGCGCTTCACTTTCGAGGAAAGCATGGAGCCGGCGCCGATGGAGCCGCCGGAGGCCCACGCCGAGGCGATGGGCCGGGTCGCCGACCGCAACCCCTAAAGCTTGCGAACAGTCCCATCGGAGCGTCCGACCGTCATTCCCAGCTTGCGGATGGTCGTCTTGCTTCGGGCAACTTTTCCACCGGGGAGGGGCGTCAGCCACTGCTCCACTGAAAGACTGCCCTTCAGCTTGAAGCGGAAGCGATATTGATCGCCCACTTCCTCGACCGTGACCGGCCCGACCGCTTCGTTCATGGAGCCGGTAAAGTGGCCCGGGCCCACCTGACGCATCTTCCACCGACGGTCGAAAGGCGTCTTGCCATCCTCCTCCACTCGCTGGACAAGGTTCAGCACGCCGTTGGCAATCTCGCCCTGGCCCATCGACCGGGAGCTGAAGGGCCGATGCATGAACAGCTTGACGGTACTGGTGCTTTCGGTGCGTCCTTCGAAGAAACGCATCGGATCTGACGGCAATTCGACCGCCGCGGATCCAGCGGATGCGGAGCCGAGCATCGCGATCGGCACGGCGGCAAGCGCAAGGGGCCTTGCGAAGATCGTACGATAGGTACCTGACATCACACCCTTAACGCAGTTAGGCACGAACGTTTCCCTTTCCCAGGGTTAAGGTCAAGCGCACGTGGGCGTGCCAGCCTAAGCATGTACCAATTGCCACCGACGGACCATCCGGCGAAACCCCATTGTCGACGGCATTGCTCCCTGATTGCAAGGGCGGCGGGCCGAAGCAACATCGCGGTTCGAAATGTCCCCGATCCGGACATCGGCGGCGGGCACAATCAGCTTATCTGGGCGGAACATTTTGGGCTGGCTTGTCATTGTGCCGGCAGGAATCTGCGCATGAATGCTCGCCCGCTCAATAGTTCGATCGGTGGAATGATCGTTCACCACGAGGACCAGCCCGGGATCTCGCGGGCGAGGCACGATCGCACCCGGACTCGGGCGGCGCCGACCGAGACTCGACGGCACCACGCCGACCGTATCGCGACAGTCGAGCAGCTGGGGCAAAGCCTGACGGCCATATCGCTTGCCGCCGTGGCGCTGCGGCAAGGCGGCGATGTTGGCGATGCGGTCAGCCTGATCGGCCTGGCGGTCGAGGAGGCGCGGCTGGAGCTGAAAAGGTTGCGTTACGACGCCGAACGGGATGCGGGCTAAATCCCTGGGCTGACAAGGCCCCCGGCGTGGGGAAAGTACGCCGAGGGCCGATACTCTCACGAAACGCATGCGGAATGCGCCGGCCTCAATATGCCCGATCGGGTTCGAGCGGCGCCACTGGCTTCCTTGAGGTTGTGCCGGGCTGGCACGCCGCCATTTCGGCGCTTGCATCCCGGGCCCACCCATTGCGGGCAATTGCATTGTAGCTAAGTTGCAGCGCGACGGTGGGGGATATTTATGCTCAGCGCGATTGCCCTGATGCTGGCGGCGGCCAGCCCTACATTTACGACAAAGCCCTGCCCGACGGCGGAGTTGGCGAAGGCGCGATGCGGGACGGTCACGGTGCCGGAGGATCGCGCCAAGCCAAACGGGCGCCAAATCGGGCTTAATGTCATCGTCATTCCTGCGGCAAAACCGGCTCCGCAACCGCAGGCCTTGTTCGACCTCGAGGGCGGGCCGGGCCTGGCAGTCACCAAGAATGTCGGTTTTTACCTGACCGATGGCGCACCCTATGCCGCGACCCGCGATGTCGTTCTGTTCGATCAGCGGGGAACCGGCGAATCCAACCCGCTCGATTGCCCGGAATTCGACGAGGCGGATCGCGCGCTTAAACCGATGTTCCCCGATGCGGCCGTTCGATCGTGCCGGGAAAGGTTGAGCAAGGTCGCCGACCTGACGCGCTATACGACAGACGATGCTGTCGCCGACCTCGACGCAGTCCGGACTGCGCTTGGCTATCAGCAGGTCGACCTTTCCGCACTATCCTATGGAACGACGCTCGCTCTCCGCTATGTGGCAGTTCATGGCGATCGGGTACGAAGCGCGGTGCTGCTGTCGGCGGTCCCGCCTTCCGCCATGCCGCCTCGCCACCATGCCGAAGCGGCGCAAAAGGCCCTCGACCATATGATCGCCGACTGCCGGGCGGACAGCGCCTGCAGCGCAGCCTATCCGAACATCCCGTCGGACCTAAGCATCGCGGTTCGCAAGCTGCGCGACGGTCGGCGCGTTACCCCGGCGGTGGCGATGGAGCGGCTGCGGACCAAGCTCCATTCGCCCGGCGGAGCGCGCGAGCTTCCGTCCATCATCCATCGGTTGGCGCTTGGGGGCACAACCATATTGGTGTCGAACAATGCGCGGGCCGGCTTCAATTATTATGACGGCGTCTACCTCACCATCACCTGCTCGGAGAGCCTGCCCTGGTTCGATCAGCAGGAAGCGATGAAAATCGGGCGACGCACCATGTTCGGATATTACCGGCTGGAAAGACAGCAGGCCGCGTGCGCCAATTGGCCGCGCGCGCATGTCGACAAAGGGTTCTTCGACCCCATCCGCTCGTCGGTGCCGGTCCTGTTCCTTTCTGGCGGCCGTGACCCCGTTACGCCGTCCAGCTGGGCAAGCGAAACGGCGAAGGGCTTCTCCCGATCGCGCCAGATCGTCATTCCCTGGGCCGGCCATATCGTCGACGGATTGAGTGGCTTTGACACCTGCTACGACCCTCAAGTTCTTCGCTTCCTTGAAACGGCGGATCCAACCGTGGTCGATGACCGATGTTTCGCCGATATGGCGCCGGCGCCGTTCAAGATCGAAAAGTGATGCCGTTGGCCTTGAGGAAGCCGTCCAACCCTTGTAAGTTCCTTTTTTGTTCCGCGTGTTGGAGGGGCCGATGGACGCCAGCCTGATCATCGTCGCGATCGTCGCGCTCGCGCTTGGCGGTGTGATCGGCTGGTTGCTTGGGTCGCGCGGCGGCGAGCAGGGCAGGGCAACCGCCGAATCGCTCCGAATGCAACTTGATGGTGTAGTTGCCGAGCGGGATAAGGCCTTGGCCGAGATCGGCCCGATGAATGCCGAGCTGGCCCGTCTGCGCGCCGAGGCCGAGCATTTCGACCAGCGGATGAAGGACCTTGCCGCCAATCGCGACGCGCTGATCGCGCAGTTCCGCGAAGTTGGCGATCAGCTGCTGGAAAAGGCGCACAAGGATTTCCTTGCCAAGGCCGGCGAGCGCTTCACCGAGGCCGACAAGGCGACCCAGGCCAAGCTGCAGAACCTGCTTCAGCCGGTCGAAGCCACATTGAAACGCTATGAGGAGGGGCTGGCCAAGGTCGAGAAGGAGCGGGTCGACCATTATGCCGGGCTGCGTGAAGCCGTCGAACTGGTCCGTGCGGGGCAGGGCCAGGTTCGCGACGAGACCCGCAACCTGGTCAATGCGCTGCGTTCCTCGCCCAAGGCGCGCGGCAGGTGGGGCGAAAAGACGCTACAAAATGTTTTGGAGCAAGCCGGCCTTGTCGAACATGCCGATTTCGCCACTGAGGTAAGCGTCGATACGGACGACGGGCGGCTGCGTCCCGACGCGATCGTCAACCTGCCGGGCGGGCGGAAGCTGGTGATCGACGCCAAATGCTCCCTGAACGCCTTTCTCGATGCCTCGGAAGAGGTCGATGACGAGCGTCGCGCGGTGCACCTCACGCAGCACCTCAACGCCATGAAAACTCACGTCCAGCAACTCGGATCGAAAAGCTATTGGAGCCAGTTTGGCGATGCGGCCGACTATGTCGTGATGTTCGTCCCCGGCGAACATTTCCTGACCGCGGCACTCGAACAGGATCATTTGCTGTGGGAATGGGCGTTCGAGCGCAAGGTATTGCTGGCGACGCCGACCAACCTTGTGGCCATCGCCCGCACCGTCGCCAGCGTCTGGCGGCAGGAGAAGCTGACCGAAGCGGCCGAGGAAATTGCCGACTTGGGCAAGGAGCTTCATTCGCGCCTGGCAACCATGGCGCAGCATATGGAGCGGGTGGGCAAGAACCTTGCCACCGCGAACACCGCCTACAACCAGATGGTCGGAAGCTTCGAAAGCCAGGTATTCACCCAGGCCCGACGGTTCGAGGCGCTCGGTGCCGGCAGCGCCAAGGAGTTGCCGGAACCACCGATGGTCGAGACCGCGCCGCGCCCCATGACCAAGCTCGCCGGACCGAAGGCGGCCGACAATGAGGACGCGGCCTGATTTCGCTTCCAATGTAGGAATTGATTTGCTTGGCGTGCCGCGGCTCATTGAACCGTAGGATTCGCTTCACGTGCGTACGGGCAAGCGCGTACGCACGCTAGCCGGTGCGACTCTTGTGACTTTTGGATCCGCCGCGACCGCGAACATTTGTGAAGATTCGCTTTTGGTCGGGCTTAGTGAGCCCTGACCAAATCGATCGTCCCGTTGGCGCTGGTCAGCGTCAAATGATTGCCGAACCCTGACACGGTAATCGGCTTGCCCAGCACCCTGGTGCCCTGGCTTTCGAAGCTCATGTCCGGGCAAGCCATGCGGGTTGCCATGGTCGGGCCGGTCGTCAGCGTGGCGCCCTGTTGGCTGAAGCTGGCACTTAACGTGTTGCAGCCAAACTTCGCGCCGATCCGGTTGTCGGGCATGAAGTTCATGTAAAAGCTCTGCGGCGGCGTCGGCCGGCCATTGATCGCCGTCACCCGCCAATTGGTCCCGCCCAGCATCATTGCGCCGGGGGCGCCGGGGGCGGGATAGCCCTGCTGCGGCGGGTAACCCTGTTGCGGGGGGTATCCTTGCTGTGGCGGATAGCCTTGCTGTGGTGGGTAATATGATTGCGCCGGGCTATTCGGCTGTCCGGTCTCGTTGGTCTGGTCGAAATAGGCGATCGGTGCGCCGCAACCGCGGTAGCGCTGCCTGCCGTCGACCCGGACGTCGACCGTGTCGGGGTAGCTGCGGTCGCTCATCCCGTCATTGCACTGACGATGGACGATATTCACCTCGAGGCGCTGTGTCCGGTAGGTTTCGCCGGCGACGCCGTTGACGGCCGTTGGTGTCGGATCGTTGACGCTGACATTGTTGCCGCGGTCGGTGAAGATCAGTTCGCGGCCGATCTCCAGGTCCCAGAATGGCTCCGTACCGACCGCTCGATAGCTCGTCTCACCGGTCGGATAATTAGGGTTCGGATAGCCGGGTGCGGGGACCGGCTGGCCCTGTCCCGGATAGACCGGTCCGCCCGGCGGCATCGGAGGCCCGCCTTGCGGATAACCGGGCTGGGGATAGCCGGGGTAGGGCTCCGGATAGCCCTGCGGCCCTTGCGGATAGGGCTGCGGGCCCTGCCCGTAACCGTAGGGCTCGCAACCGGCGAGGGCGAGCGCGAGAAGAGGGAATGCGGCGATTAATTTCATTGGAACTGACCTCCCTGAGGCCGACATTATCAGCGTCGCCAGCTTGCTCTAACATGAAAGGCCATCACGGCCGCCGCAATTGCTGCGTTCAGGCTGTCGGCCTTGCCCAGCATCGGCATCTTCACCAGCAGGTCGCATTCGGCTTCGTAGGACGCCGGCAATCCCTGACTTTCATTGCCGATCAGGAGGAAACAGGGCTGCTGATATTCTGCCGCCAGGTAATCGCTGTCGGTATTGAGGCTGGTTCCGACCAGCTGGCCGGGACCGGACCTTAGCCACGCCAAGAATTCATCCCAGCGCGCGGTGACGACGGCCTGGGTGAAGATCGCGCCCATCGATGCCCGCACGGCTTCGACCGAATAAGGATCGGCGCTGTCGTCGAGCAGGATCAATCCGCCGGCCGCGGTTGCGTCGCCGGTGCGGAGGATCGTGCCGATGTTGCCCGGATCGCGCAGCGCCTGCGCGACGATCCACAACGGCGATGCTGTGCGATCGATCGACGCCAGTGACGTGTCGGGCTGACGATAAGCGCCGAGAATCGCCTGCGGATTGTCCTTGCCGCTCATCTTGGCGAGGATGTCCGCCGTGGTCTCGATTACATCGGCACCTTCGGCTTCGGCGGCGGCAATGATCTCGGCGGCG encodes:
- a CDS encoding four-helix bundle copper-binding protein, encoding MSIRKMIALHPASKDHVNQPLGDAVHHLMYCAKMCLSCADACMAEAMDMTQCVRLCLDCSDICEATARLGLRRTGNDQPILRELLQLCARMCEQCAAECEQHDHEHCKLCAQICRECASDCANAAASLA
- a CDS encoding bifunctional alpha/beta hydrolase/OsmC family protein, which encodes MIDSLEFRGAEGRRLSGKLESPSGRVRGWALFAHCFTCGKDNLAAVRIARTLSGQGIGVLRFDFAGLGESDGEFHETSFSSNVGDIVAACSAMAERGWPVSLLIGHSLGGAAVLAAAGNCATVRAVATINAPFDVAHALSQFAPDDLAAIERDGIAEVRLADRPFRISREFVENLRDQEQGRRIASLHRPLLVLHAPTDNTVSIDHATKIYTTARHPKSFISLDKADHLLTGKGDAARAANLIAAWGDAYIEPAPDAVLPADVEAVETGRGKFQLLIKTGKHQLFADEPVDFGGLDSGPSPFQLLGSALAACMTMTVRLYAEQKQWALKRIRSSVGHTRELDQTPRDRFDVRIAFDGDLDAEQRERLVEIAGKCPVHKALSDGARFTFEESMEPAPMEPPEAHAEAMGRVADRNP
- a CDS encoding alpha/beta fold hydrolase produces the protein MLSAIALMLAAASPTFTTKPCPTAELAKARCGTVTVPEDRAKPNGRQIGLNVIVIPAAKPAPQPQALFDLEGGPGLAVTKNVGFYLTDGAPYAATRDVVLFDQRGTGESNPLDCPEFDEADRALKPMFPDAAVRSCRERLSKVADLTRYTTDDAVADLDAVRTALGYQQVDLSALSYGTTLALRYVAVHGDRVRSAVLLSAVPPSAMPPRHHAEAAQKALDHMIADCRADSACSAAYPNIPSDLSIAVRKLRDGRRVTPAVAMERLRTKLHSPGGARELPSIIHRLALGGTTILVSNNARAGFNYYDGVYLTITCSESLPWFDQQEAMKIGRRTMFGYYRLERQQAACANWPRAHVDKGFFDPIRSSVPVLFLSGGRDPVTPSSWASETAKGFSRSRQIVIPWAGHIVDGLSGFDTCYDPQVLRFLETADPTVVDDRCFADMAPAPFKIEK
- the rmuC gene encoding DNA recombination protein RmuC — protein: MDASLIIVAIVALALGGVIGWLLGSRGGEQGRATAESLRMQLDGVVAERDKALAEIGPMNAELARLRAEAEHFDQRMKDLAANRDALIAQFREVGDQLLEKAHKDFLAKAGERFTEADKATQAKLQNLLQPVEATLKRYEEGLAKVEKERVDHYAGLREAVELVRAGQGQVRDETRNLVNALRSSPKARGRWGEKTLQNVLEQAGLVEHADFATEVSVDTDDGRLRPDAIVNLPGGRKLVIDAKCSLNAFLDASEEVDDERRAVHLTQHLNAMKTHVQQLGSKSYWSQFGDAADYVVMFVPGEHFLTAALEQDHLLWEWAFERKVLLATPTNLVAIARTVASVWRQEKLTEAAEEIADLGKELHSRLATMAQHMERVGKNLATANTAYNQMVGSFESQVFTQARRFEALGAGSAKELPEPPMVETAPRPMTKLAGPKAADNEDAA
- a CDS encoding META domain-containing protein is translated as MKLIAAFPLLALALAGCEPYGYGQGPQPYPQGPQGYPEPYPGYPQPGYPQGGPPMPPGGPVYPGQGQPVPAPGYPNPNYPTGETSYRAVGTEPFWDLEIGRELIFTDRGNNVSVNDPTPTAVNGVAGETYRTQRLEVNIVHRQCNDGMSDRSYPDTVDVRVDGRQRYRGCGAPIAYFDQTNETGQPNSPAQSYYPPQQGYPPQQGYPPQQGYPPQQGYPAPGAPGAMMLGGTNWRVTAINGRPTPPQSFYMNFMPDNRIGAKFGCNTLSASFSQQGATLTTGPTMATRMACPDMSFESQGTRVLGKPITVSGFGNHLTLTSANGTIDLVRAH
- a CDS encoding TrmH family RNA methyltransferase, with product MPRQITSFSNETVKRLRALRDKKARKADGLFLAEGLRILAEARDSGRLPEIVAYAPAGGVHPLAAEIIAAAEAEGADVIETTADILAKMSGKDNPQAILGAYRQPDTSLASIDRTASPLWIVAQALRDPGNIGTILRTGDATAAGGLILLDDSADPYSVEAVRASMGAIFTQAVVTARWDEFLAWLRSGPGQLVGTSLNTDSDYLAAEYQQPCFLLIGNESQGLPASYEAECDLLVKMPMLGKADSLNAAIAAAVMAFHVRASWRR